A genomic segment from Candidatus Viadribacter manganicus encodes:
- the fliR gene encoding flagellar biosynthetic protein FliR — MNLTLYGVEIWATALLFGRIGAMLMLLPGVGEPAVPARVRLGFALAMAISLGPALANNVPEPSNTALGMAFQVGAEVLIGLLLGGAARMLVSALATAGQIVGLELGISFAQTADPTATGSGQLVSVFLGVMGVALIFATGLHHMFLQGVAGSYQVIAIGSQPPVGDAAELALEATSTAFRVGFQIAVPLLVAGMIFRVGMGVLSRLIPQIQVFFVALPLQMMGGLVVFALGLSTGMLIWLDSLERYATWLR, encoded by the coding sequence ATGAACCTCACGCTCTACGGCGTTGAGATTTGGGCGACGGCGCTGCTGTTCGGGCGCATCGGGGCGATGCTCATGTTGCTGCCTGGCGTTGGCGAACCGGCGGTGCCGGCGCGGGTGCGCCTGGGCTTTGCTCTGGCGATGGCGATCAGCCTCGGGCCGGCGCTGGCGAACAATGTGCCGGAGCCTTCGAACACGGCGCTCGGTATGGCTTTCCAGGTTGGCGCCGAAGTGCTGATCGGACTGTTACTCGGCGGCGCGGCGCGGATGCTGGTCTCGGCGCTCGCGACGGCAGGGCAGATTGTCGGTCTGGAGCTTGGCATTTCGTTCGCGCAGACCGCCGACCCGACAGCGACCGGTTCGGGTCAACTCGTCTCGGTGTTCTTGGGTGTGATGGGCGTTGCGCTGATTTTCGCGACGGGCTTGCACCACATGTTTTTGCAGGGCGTCGCCGGGTCGTACCAAGTGATCGCGATCGGCTCGCAGCCGCCCGTGGGCGATGCTGCCGAATTGGCGCTCGAAGCGACATCCACGGCTTTCCGTGTTGGCTTTCAGATTGCCGTGCCATTGCTTGTGGCGGGCATGATCTTCCGCGTCGGCATGGGCGTGCTCTCGCGTTTGATTCCGCAAATTCAGGTGTTTTTCGTCGCGTTGCCGCTGCAGATGATGGGCGGGCTCGTCGTGTTCGCGCTCGGACTTTCCACCGGCATGTTGATCTGGCTCGACAGTCTCGAGCGCTACGCCACGTGGCTGAGGTAG
- the fliQ gene encoding flagellar biosynthesis protein FliQ: protein MSGAEVLDFGRDAIWITVLVAAGPMIVGLVVGLVVSLLQTLTQIQEQTLVFVPKILAIFFAILLFLPIMGGLLGGFTNTIFERIAAF from the coding sequence ATGTCTGGCGCGGAAGTTCTCGACTTTGGCCGGGACGCAATCTGGATCACGGTTCTGGTGGCCGCAGGCCCCATGATTGTGGGACTGGTTGTCGGCCTCGTGGTCTCGCTGCTGCAGACGCTGACGCAGATCCAGGAGCAGACTTTGGTGTTCGTGCCGAAGATCTTGGCGATCTTTTTCGCGATCTTGCTCTTCTTGCCGATCATGGGCGGCCTGCTCGGCGGCTTCACCAACACCATCTTCGAACGCATCGCGGCGTTCTGA